The proteins below are encoded in one region of Fimbriimonadaceae bacterium:
- a CDS encoding TRAM domain-containing protein, translating to MRLFVIAAFALLGAFLSVTGMPAVLDMIFESVRSSTTTSQVKEQTSAAVDIETFHFRRIVFGDPTKSAEERLKMARSAEDAVRSKELTFGQAIDRYQSEKYPTTVGFSEKKIRERPDLAPLLKLQPGQISDVFIDSELQLPVIFELQSIDQAGGNSAAVEDQTGYRGSQNPSVLVALALFGAVLGAVTGTLVWRGLGALATRWEGMDTGSKVTLFVGIFFGVVASLPFLFAFGSLGNVIAPLLTFGLTIGLSALTVYALRSMEDVLPWQTGNRKVRRTGVKVLDTNVLIDGRIYDLARTGFLEGELYVPRFVLLELQHIADSSDTLRRQRGRRGLDVLRHLQSDFPVEVGTHDKLAGDDREPVDSRLVRLAKALGADLVSNDYNLNRVASIQEVRVLNINDLALALRPTVLPGEKLELSMIREGNQAGQGVGYLDDGTMVVVEQGKRFIGELVTVSVTQVIQTERGKMMFAEMDEETPTNEPVRRKPGARHER from the coding sequence ATGCGGCTTTTCGTCATCGCTGCGTTCGCCCTCTTGGGGGCGTTCCTCTCGGTGACGGGCATGCCGGCCGTGCTGGACATGATCTTCGAATCTGTCCGGTCCTCCACAACGACTTCGCAGGTTAAAGAGCAAACTTCCGCGGCTGTCGACATCGAGACGTTCCACTTCCGTCGCATCGTCTTCGGCGACCCCACAAAGTCTGCCGAAGAGCGGCTGAAGATGGCGCGCAGCGCGGAAGACGCCGTCCGCTCGAAGGAACTCACTTTCGGCCAGGCGATCGACCGTTACCAAAGCGAGAAGTACCCGACGACCGTCGGCTTCTCGGAGAAAAAGATCCGCGAGCGACCGGATTTGGCGCCGTTGCTCAAGCTGCAGCCGGGCCAAATCAGCGACGTCTTCATCGATTCGGAATTGCAGCTGCCCGTGATCTTCGAGCTGCAGAGCATCGACCAGGCAGGGGGCAACTCGGCGGCGGTGGAAGACCAGACCGGTTACCGTGGCTCACAGAACCCCTCGGTCCTTGTTGCGCTTGCTCTCTTCGGCGCCGTCCTTGGCGCCGTGACGGGCACCCTGGTCTGGCGCGGCCTTGGGGCCCTGGCGACACGTTGGGAGGGCATGGACACGGGATCCAAGGTGACCCTCTTCGTGGGCATTTTCTTTGGGGTCGTCGCCTCGCTGCCGTTCCTGTTCGCCTTTGGAAGCCTCGGCAACGTCATTGCGCCGCTCCTCACGTTCGGCCTGACGATCGGCCTGAGCGCCCTCACCGTCTATGCCCTGCGATCGATGGAGGACGTCTTGCCCTGGCAGACCGGGAACCGGAAAGTCCGGCGGACGGGGGTCAAGGTCCTCGACACGAACGTTTTGATCGACGGCCGCATCTACGACCTCGCAAGGACGGGCTTCTTGGAGGGCGAGCTTTACGTACCCCGGTTCGTATTGCTGGAGCTCCAGCACATCGCAGACTCGTCGGACACTTTGCGGCGGCAGCGGGGAAGGCGCGGCCTGGACGTCCTCCGCCATCTCCAGTCCGACTTTCCGGTCGAGGTGGGGACTCACGACAAGCTCGCCGGCGACGACCGCGAACCGGTCGACAGCCGCCTGGTGCGGCTTGCGAAGGCCCTCGGCGCAGACTTGGTGAGCAACGATTACAACTTGAACCGGGTGGCAAGCATCCAGGAGGTCCGGGTGCTGAACATCAACGACCTCGCCTTGGCCCTGCGCCCGACCGTCCTGCCCGGCGAAAAGCTGGAGCTCAGCATGATCCGGGAGGGGAACCAGGCGGGGCAAGGCGTGGGCTACCTCGACGACGGCACCATGGTCGTCGTCGAGCAGGGCAAGCGCTTCATCGGGGAGTTGGTCACGGTCTCCGTGACGCAGGTCATCCAAACTGAGCGCGGCAAGATGATGTTCGCCGAGATGGACGAGGAGACCCCGACGAACGAACCTGTCCGACGCAAACCGGGCGCCCGGCATGAGCGCTGA
- the ispF gene encoding 2-C-methyl-D-erythritol 2,4-cyclodiphosphate synthase, which translates to MSAEPPVCAIVLAGGRSERFGADKLWQELDGAPLWTASLRRFLQMPQVSAVGVVCGPGREPEYRPWARDAAFLVPGGDSRQESALRGLLAVPEAFEYVLVHDAARPNVSEALVERVVQALADADCAFPGVPVTDTLRLVETDGFSAVDRSRVLAVQTPQGVRRSKALAAYAATDFATMTDDAAVFQAAGGKVVAVEGDPANLKVTLSGDLDRLAGPFETRTGMGYDVHAFSQDPDRPLWLGGVEFDSRPGLEGHSDADALLHAVVDALLGAAALGDIGQHFPNTDMRWHNAPSRTFLAHAAKLLQEQGWRINHVDATVVAERPKVMARAQEIRLAIADGLGTTVDRVSVKATTNEGLGSIGRGEGIACFATATIARRVRN; encoded by the coding sequence ATGAGCGCTGAGCCCCCGGTCTGCGCCATCGTGCTGGCCGGGGGCCGGTCCGAACGCTTTGGCGCGGACAAGCTTTGGCAAGAGCTGGACGGCGCGCCGCTCTGGACCGCCAGCCTCCGCCGCTTTCTCCAGATGCCGCAGGTCTCGGCCGTGGGCGTCGTCTGCGGCCCGGGGCGAGAACCGGAATACCGCCCCTGGGCGCGAGACGCGGCCTTTCTAGTGCCCGGGGGGGATTCCCGGCAAGAGAGCGCCTTGCGGGGCCTCCTGGCCGTCCCAGAGGCCTTTGAATACGTCCTGGTGCACGACGCGGCCCGGCCCAACGTCTCAGAGGCGCTGGTCGAGCGGGTGGTGCAGGCGCTGGCCGATGCGGACTGTGCCTTTCCCGGCGTGCCCGTCACGGACACCCTGCGGCTGGTCGAGACGGACGGCTTCTCCGCTGTGGACCGTAGCCGGGTGCTGGCCGTGCAGACCCCGCAGGGTGTGCGGCGGTCCAAGGCCCTCGCGGCCTATGCGGCCACAGACTTTGCGACCATGACCGACGACGCCGCCGTCTTCCAGGCCGCGGGCGGTAAGGTCGTCGCCGTGGAGGGCGATCCCGCGAACCTGAAGGTCACCTTGTCTGGGGACCTGGACCGTCTTGCCGGCCCCTTTGAGACGCGGACGGGCATGGGCTATGACGTCCACGCTTTCTCGCAGGACCCCGACCGGCCCCTCTGGCTCGGCGGGGTGGAGTTCGACTCTCGTCCAGGGTTGGAGGGCCACTCGGACGCGGACGCGCTGCTGCACGCCGTCGTGGACGCCCTCCTCGGGGCGGCAGCCCTTGGCGACATCGGCCAGCACTTCCCGAACACGGACATGCGCTGGCACAACGCTCCCTCTCGAACCTTCCTGGCCCACGCCGCGAAGCTCCTCCAAGAGCAGGGTTGGCGGATCAACCATGTCGACGCGACCGTGGTCGCGGAGCGCCCAAAGGTGATGGCCCGCGCCCAAGAGATCCGGTTGGCGATCGCAGACGGCCTGGGGACGACCGTCGACCGAGTCAGCGTCAAGGCCACCACGAACGAAGGATTGGGCTCGATCGGCCGCGGCGAAGGGATCGCATGTTTCGCCACAGCCACGATCGCCCGTCGTGTGAGAAACTAG
- the raiA gene encoding ribosome-associated translation inhibitor RaiA: MELLVRNAEGNLTEKDKEYAAKKLGRLDRYFSAADKVEMVHREEKRGHRIEVTVFADGLYLHASETETTTHAAIDRIADKMENRLRRLKTRLVDAHKKRGRAVATALEEVESVPLEDEEVGDVREERRFSMKPMSVEEAILQIELGDHPFFLFRNQDSQQTELLYKLDGGGYGLLIPHG; encoded by the coding sequence ATGGAGTTACTCGTCCGGAACGCCGAAGGCAACTTGACCGAGAAGGACAAGGAGTACGCCGCCAAGAAGCTGGGGCGACTCGACCGCTACTTTTCCGCCGCCGACAAGGTCGAGATGGTGCACCGCGAGGAGAAACGGGGGCACCGCATCGAAGTGACCGTCTTCGCAGACGGGCTTTACCTTCACGCGAGCGAGACGGAGACCACCACCCACGCCGCGATAGACAGGATCGCGGACAAGATGGAGAACCGGCTCCGCCGCCTGAAGACGCGGCTCGTGGACGCCCACAAGAAGCGGGGCCGCGCGGTGGCCACCGCCCTAGAGGAAGTCGAGTCCGTCCCCCTGGAAGACGAGGAGGTCGGCGACGTCCGCGAGGAGCGTCGCTTCTCGATGAAGCCGATGTCGGTGGAGGAAGCGATCCTGCAGATCGAACTTGGCGACCATCCGTTCTTTCTCTTCCGAAACCAAGATTCCCAGCAGACCGAGCTCCTCTATAAGCTTGACGGGGGCGGGTACGGCCTGCTCATCCCCCACGGTTAG
- a CDS encoding ComF family protein — protein sequence MFQGALRDRPLSPPEWLEAALDWVYPRRCCLCESLGVEPICERCRLEFPVWQDRLGAPHGPLDWSYGLYPYWGRASQAVRRLKYQRETALARPLAAELAAARAALPYHDMVVPVPIHQSRHRERGFNQAELLTEGMPDKLVSWDCLVRIRKTRPQVELSAAERLSSLRDAFRADPQALNRHVLLVDDVLTTGGTAVACASALKIAGAASVGVLTYCVGN from the coding sequence GTGTTCCAGGGCGCCCTCCGTGATCGGCCGCTCTCCCCGCCGGAGTGGCTCGAGGCCGCTTTGGATTGGGTCTATCCCCGCCGCTGCTGCCTCTGCGAGTCCCTTGGCGTCGAGCCGATCTGCGAAAGGTGCCGCCTAGAGTTCCCGGTCTGGCAAGACCGGTTGGGCGCGCCGCACGGTCCCCTCGACTGGTCGTACGGCCTCTATCCGTATTGGGGTCGGGCCTCCCAAGCCGTTCGGAGGCTGAAGTACCAAAGGGAGACCGCGCTCGCGCGGCCCTTGGCGGCAGAGCTTGCCGCAGCTCGGGCGGCCCTGCCGTACCACGACATGGTCGTGCCCGTACCGATCCACCAGAGCCGCCACCGGGAACGGGGCTTCAACCAGGCCGAGCTTCTGACGGAGGGCATGCCGGACAAATTGGTCTCCTGGGACTGCTTGGTCCGCATCCGCAAGACCCGCCCCCAGGTGGAGCTCAGCGCGGCCGAGCGCCTCAGCAGCCTGCGGGACGCCTTTCGGGCCGACCCCCAAGCGCTGAACCGGCACGTCCTTCTCGTCGACGACGTCTTGACCACGGGCGGAACGGCCGTGGCTTGCGCCAGTGCCCTCAAAATTGCGGGGGCGGCAAGCGTCGGCGTGCTCACCTATTGCGTCGGAAACTAA
- a CDS encoding helix-turn-helix transcriptional regulator has translation MSLIAQGHSSQEAADRMVVSKRTVDFHLANIYQKLQVNNRVQALRAATRLGLIPFEPFFGHTQGES, from the coding sequence TTGAGCCTAATCGCTCAAGGTCATAGCAGTCAAGAAGCGGCCGATCGAATGGTCGTTTCCAAGAGAACGGTGGACTTCCACCTTGCAAACATCTATCAGAAGTTGCAGGTGAACAACCGAGTCCAGGCTTTGCGCGCGGCGACGCGACTTGGCTTGATCCCGTTTGAGCCGTTTTTCGGCCACACGCAGGGCGAATCGTAG
- a CDS encoding Sapep family Mn(2+)-dependent dipeptidase, whose protein sequence is MADETVGRLHAWLADHENELLQNFRSLLNIPSLKADPEPNAPYGAANRKALDFMLALANESGMVTVDMEGHCGWAEFGSGEAQVASFGHLDVVPVGDGWAHDPFGAVIEDGYVYARGAVDDKGPTIASFYACRAIQAVVGDPGARLRQWFGCDEESGFGCLHHYTKTEAAPTFGVAPDSGWPLYHAEKGIANLHVEVVPPSGELTLLEVSGGQRGNIVMDSCTARFRANRKVVGPLLAELWDKNVVFRWEGEDLVLKASGKAAHGSTPHLGDNAAARVFRASREIAPPLERYAFEDLLSMIHPGGEGLGITGADAESGALTNNLGVIGMNAGKVRMMFNVRYPVTWSAQEVPGRCEAGLKKLQHLEAKLVESSDSRPLYFPLDHPLVATIVDVVEAETGQRKEPGAMGGGTYARAIGNTVSIGTGWAGDGAAHETDERLAIESLHKMSRIYAHILWKLLQAARASA, encoded by the coding sequence ATGGCTGACGAGACCGTCGGGCGCCTTCATGCGTGGCTGGCTGACCACGAGAACGAGCTGCTGCAAAACTTCCGCTCTCTGCTCAACATTCCTTCGCTCAAGGCGGATCCCGAGCCGAACGCGCCCTACGGCGCCGCGAACCGGAAGGCGCTGGACTTTATGCTCGCCCTGGCCAACGAGAGCGGGATGGTGACGGTCGACATGGAAGGGCACTGCGGGTGGGCCGAGTTCGGTTCCGGCGAGGCCCAGGTGGCTTCGTTCGGCCACTTGGACGTTGTTCCCGTGGGGGACGGCTGGGCTCACGACCCCTTCGGCGCGGTGATCGAGGACGGTTATGTCTACGCCCGTGGTGCGGTCGACGACAAGGGCCCGACGATCGCGAGCTTCTATGCCTGCCGCGCGATCCAAGCGGTGGTGGGCGATCCCGGCGCACGTCTCCGCCAGTGGTTCGGCTGCGACGAAGAATCCGGTTTCGGCTGTTTACACCACTATACGAAGACTGAGGCCGCGCCGACCTTCGGGGTCGCGCCGGATTCCGGCTGGCCCCTCTACCATGCGGAAAAGGGCATTGCGAACCTTCACGTCGAAGTCGTCCCGCCGAGCGGAGAGCTCACCTTGCTGGAGGTCTCGGGCGGCCAACGCGGCAACATCGTCATGGATTCCTGCACCGCCCGGTTCCGCGCCAATCGGAAGGTGGTCGGGCCCCTGCTGGCCGAACTCTGGGACAAGAACGTCGTCTTTCGGTGGGAGGGCGAAGACCTGGTCCTGAAGGCGAGCGGCAAGGCCGCCCACGGATCGACGCCGCACTTGGGCGACAACGCCGCCGCCCGCGTCTTTCGGGCTTCCCGCGAGATCGCCCCGCCCTTGGAGCGTTATGCGTTCGAGGACCTGCTCTCCATGATCCACCCTGGTGGGGAGGGGCTCGGCATCACCGGAGCGGACGCGGAGAGCGGCGCGCTGACCAACAACCTTGGCGTCATCGGGATGAACGCGGGCAAGGTCCGCATGATGTTCAACGTGCGCTACCCGGTGACTTGGTCCGCCCAGGAAGTCCCCGGTCGGTGCGAAGCGGGCTTGAAGAAGCTGCAGCACTTGGAGGCGAAGCTGGTCGAGTCATCGGACAGCCGCCCGCTCTATTTCCCGCTTGACCATCCGCTCGTCGCGACGATTGTGGACGTGGTCGAGGCCGAGACCGGGCAGCGCAAGGAGCCCGGGGCGATGGGGGGCGGCACCTATGCCCGCGCCATCGGCAACACGGTGAGCATCGGCACGGGCTGGGCGGGGGACGGCGCCGCCCACGAGACGGACGAGCGGCTGGCCATCGAGAGCCTCCACAAAATGAGCCGCATCTACGCGCACATTCTGTGGAAGCTGCTGCAAGCCGCGAGGGCTTCAGCGTAA
- a CDS encoding PepSY domain-containing protein, with the protein MFRRLRTLHKWVGLVCSLFLALISATGFLLAIKAKLDWVRPPTMSGGEVQSLSEVVSVQKAVDAVVALGHPEIQSIDDLDRFEYHADKNVYKLISKDNYLEAQVCGLTADVLSTGRRNDQLLEDIHDMSFFSEGANEWLLPVVAAGLFVLSVSGIVIFAVPIFRRIKFERQRPGRAAPGA; encoded by the coding sequence ATGTTCCGACGGCTGAGGACCCTGCATAAATGGGTCGGTCTGGTGTGCTCCCTCTTCCTCGCCCTCATCTCCGCGACGGGCTTCCTCCTCGCGATCAAGGCCAAGCTGGATTGGGTGCGGCCCCCGACCATGAGCGGCGGCGAGGTCCAATCGCTCTCTGAGGTCGTCTCGGTCCAGAAGGCGGTCGACGCGGTGGTCGCCCTTGGGCACCCCGAAATCCAGTCGATCGACGACCTCGACCGGTTCGAGTACCACGCGGACAAGAACGTTTACAAGCTGATCTCCAAGGACAACTATTTGGAGGCGCAGGTCTGCGGTCTGACGGCGGACGTCCTCTCCACGGGCCGCCGGAACGACCAGTTGCTGGAGGACATCCACGACATGTCGTTTTTCAGCGAGGGCGCGAACGAGTGGCTGCTGCCCGTGGTGGCGGCGGGCCTCTTCGTGCTTTCAGTGTCCGGCATCGTCATCTTCGCGGTGCCGATCTTCCGCCGCATAAAGTTCGAGCGCCAGCGGCCGGGGCGTGCGGCCCCGGGCGCTTAG
- a CDS encoding inorganic diphosphatase: MGRYAKGRMSLLTVPIGHRAPDEVNVIIEIPRLSQNKYEMDPELGVMRLDRVLFSPLHYPADYGFVPQTLYEDGDPVDALVLVSRPTYPGVVVDARPVAVLEMRDGGLPDEKLLCVATRDPRFNPRRTLADMNPHTLAEIVHFFEVYKQLENKQVEILGWKDRDYAVAIIEKYRLP; this comes from the coding sequence GTGGGACGGTACGCTAAGGGCCGCATGTCGCTCCTGACCGTACCGATTGGCCATCGGGCTCCAGACGAGGTCAACGTCATCATCGAGATCCCTCGTCTGAGCCAGAACAAATACGAGATGGATCCAGAGCTCGGTGTGATGAGGCTGGACCGAGTGCTCTTTTCCCCGCTCCACTATCCCGCCGACTATGGGTTCGTGCCGCAGACCCTCTATGAAGACGGCGACCCGGTCGACGCGCTCGTGCTGGTCTCCCGTCCGACATATCCCGGCGTGGTCGTGGACGCCCGTCCCGTGGCCGTGCTGGAGATGCGGGACGGTGGCCTGCCAGACGAGAAGCTGCTCTGCGTCGCCACGCGCGACCCGCGCTTCAACCCGCGCCGGACCCTGGCGGACATGAACCCTCACACCCTGGCCGAGATCGTCCATTTCTTCGAGGTCTACAAGCAACTCGAGAACAAGCAGGTGGAGATCCTGGGCTGGAAGGACCGCGATTACGCCGTAGCGATCATCGAGAAGTATCGTCTGCCTTAG
- a CDS encoding RNA polymerase sigma factor encodes MEQYALGDRHSGERLAEHFRAVLRRRFSALGLNSNDVEDLVQDCVTLIFDALGDFDQSKGSLDAWLSGFARNVARSWWRGVYARRESETAFDVVPEMASPDGVDLAGSGALETALSSLSPIDVELLQMRFGFGYSFDEIAHMSGLTPVNARKRVSRAVEALRQNQGLRQEFGFAV; translated from the coding sequence TTGGAGCAATACGCTCTCGGCGACCGTCACTCTGGTGAGCGGCTCGCCGAACACTTTCGCGCCGTTCTTCGTCGTCGGTTTTCTGCGCTTGGTCTCAACTCGAACGATGTTGAAGACCTCGTACAGGATTGCGTCACCCTTATCTTTGACGCCTTGGGCGACTTCGACCAGAGCAAGGGGTCCCTGGACGCCTGGCTTTCCGGTTTCGCGCGCAACGTGGCGCGCTCTTGGTGGCGAGGCGTCTATGCCCGTCGCGAGAGCGAGACCGCGTTTGACGTCGTCCCCGAAATGGCCTCGCCCGATGGAGTCGACCTCGCGGGCAGCGGGGCGCTGGAGACGGCGCTCAGCTCGCTGAGCCCGATAGACGTCGAGCTCCTGCAAATGCGGTTCGGCTTCGGCTATTCCTTCGACGAGATCGCGCACATGTCGGGCTTGACTCCTGTGAACGCGCGCAAGCGCGTCTCCAGGGCTGTCGAGGCGCTTCGTCAGAACCAGGGGTTGCGCCAGGAATTCGGTTTCGCAGTCTAA
- a CDS encoding zf-HC2 domain-containing protein translates to MNQRRTTDPEPKILCQDVLDLLYLYACDELDPEEKDEVEKHVAVCESCRKAAAEHRVMQRSLPSGFASRKLFYYSSNN, encoded by the coding sequence ATGAATCAGCGCCGTACCACCGATCCTGAGCCCAAAATCCTCTGCCAGGACGTCCTCGACCTTCTCTACCTCTACGCGTGCGACGAGTTGGATCCGGAAGAGAAGGACGAGGTGGAGAAGCACGTCGCAGTCTGCGAGTCTTGTCGAAAGGCGGCCGCTGAGCACCGCGTCATGCAGCGCTCGCTGCCTTCCGGTTTCGCCTCGCGAAAGCTGTTCTATTACAGCTCCAATAATTGA
- a CDS encoding prolyl oligopeptidase family serine peptidase, with protein sequence MLTAFVTVGFLSQQIVIDHVLAVAQTSSRTRTPFPADALAEAVAREQFKAPREGETVEGPTGRAQWKKLSAKADDWFEDEALVGGYVFFELDSAREQTMVLDAAGHAMVYVNGVARGGDVYADGTVKLPVNLRKGKNWFLAPVGRGRFRARLVPAAAPVSVLADDPTFPDYQVDRSERKWAAAVVQNATDQWRTVTLQARVGDQEGPKRTAVLGPLTNRKLALELPAFTPSAAGPVPTTLTLTSPGMPESKPEFTLAARAPGERYKVTYQSDIDGSVQYYSVVPAFGERRPGRALVLSIHGAGVEATSQAGAYGRKDWADIVCATNRRPYGFNWEDWGRLDAYEALADAESRLQPDPSQIYLTGHSMGGHGTWYLGLTDPDRWGAIAPCAGWISMWTYANAIDYPDPTPVEAQLRRAANVSDILLNLRNASAFGVYVLHGAEDETVPVSEARTMREKLAEFHRDVDWHEEPGGSHWYDHSDDPGADCIDYPPLFEFFRRHRRALDTDRVVFSTVSPAVNSKCHWAEVYNQERPLEVSKIDLTLGLGSVRLRGTTSNVRTLCLDTERLFMGETALAELDGQDLTLPRVGPKTWLRRDSNGAWRVAEEPVGEKSPAAYGGFKDVFRHRFALVVGTGGTQGESEEIYNRARYDAEVWWPRANGDAEIVRDIDVDPQKFADRNLVLYGGPTTNRLWNTYLDKSPINVQTGRIMIGTKAQVGKLACLVALPKVGRQGRLVGAVGAGDVSALRATTRLTYLAAATHFPDWVVTGFEAVGEGTGKVADAGFFTPDWKAPNF encoded by the coding sequence ATGCTAACCGCCTTCGTTACGGTCGGATTCTTGAGCCAGCAGATCGTGATCGACCACGTCCTCGCGGTCGCCCAGACGTCTTCGCGGACGCGCACCCCCTTCCCTGCGGACGCCCTCGCCGAGGCCGTCGCCCGCGAACAGTTCAAAGCCCCGCGCGAGGGCGAGACGGTGGAGGGCCCGACTGGCCGGGCTCAATGGAAGAAGCTCTCGGCGAAGGCGGACGACTGGTTCGAGGACGAGGCGCTCGTGGGCGGATATGTGTTCTTCGAGCTCGACTCTGCCCGCGAGCAGACGATGGTGCTGGACGCTGCCGGACACGCCATGGTCTATGTGAACGGCGTCGCCCGAGGCGGCGACGTCTATGCGGACGGCACCGTAAAATTACCAGTCAACCTCCGGAAGGGCAAGAACTGGTTCCTGGCACCCGTGGGCCGTGGGCGGTTCCGTGCCCGCCTCGTGCCGGCGGCGGCGCCCGTCTCGGTGCTTGCCGACGATCCCACGTTCCCCGACTACCAAGTAGACCGCTCGGAACGCAAGTGGGCGGCCGCCGTGGTCCAGAACGCGACCGACCAGTGGCGTACGGTGACCCTGCAAGCGCGCGTCGGCGATCAAGAGGGCCCAAAGCGGACGGCCGTCCTCGGCCCTTTGACCAACCGCAAGTTGGCACTCGAACTGCCTGCGTTCACCCCTTCGGCGGCCGGCCCGGTGCCGACCACACTGACCCTCACTTCGCCGGGCATGCCCGAATCGAAGCCGGAGTTCACGCTCGCGGCGCGGGCGCCCGGAGAGCGCTACAAGGTCACCTACCAGAGCGACATCGACGGCAGCGTCCAATACTATTCTGTCGTGCCCGCATTCGGCGAACGGCGGCCTGGGCGCGCGCTCGTTCTGAGCATCCACGGCGCGGGGGTCGAGGCGACCAGCCAGGCCGGAGCCTACGGTCGCAAGGACTGGGCGGACATCGTTTGCGCCACGAACCGGAGGCCGTACGGATTTAACTGGGAGGATTGGGGGCGCCTGGACGCCTACGAGGCGCTGGCCGACGCGGAGAGCCGGTTGCAGCCCGACCCCAGCCAAATCTATCTGACCGGCCACTCGATGGGAGGTCACGGCACCTGGTACTTGGGACTGACCGACCCGGACCGGTGGGGCGCGATCGCACCCTGCGCGGGGTGGATCTCGATGTGGACCTACGCGAACGCGATCGACTATCCGGACCCGACGCCCGTGGAGGCGCAACTGCGGCGGGCGGCGAACGTGAGCGACATCCTGCTCAACCTTCGGAACGCGTCGGCCTTCGGGGTCTACGTGTTGCACGGGGCCGAGGACGAGACCGTGCCCGTATCGGAAGCGCGGACCATGCGTGAAAAGCTGGCCGAGTTCCACCGCGACGTCGACTGGCACGAGGAGCCAGGCGGCAGCCACTGGTACGACCACAGCGACGACCCCGGTGCGGACTGCATCGACTATCCTCCACTGTTCGAATTCTTCCGTCGGCACCGCCGCGCGCTGGATACCGACCGCGTGGTGTTCTCGACCGTTTCCCCCGCCGTTAACTCGAAGTGCCATTGGGCGGAGGTCTATAACCAGGAGCGGCCCCTCGAGGTCAGCAAGATCGATTTGACGCTGGGCTTGGGTTCTGTCCGCCTGCGCGGGACGACCTCGAACGTCCGCACGCTCTGCCTCGATACGGAGCGGCTCTTCATGGGCGAGACCGCTTTGGCGGAGCTCGACGGACAGGATCTGACCCTTCCTCGCGTGGGCCCCAAGACTTGGCTCCGGCGAGACTCGAACGGCGCCTGGAGAGTCGCCGAGGAACCGGTCGGCGAGAAGAGCCCGGCGGCTTACGGCGGGTTCAAGGACGTCTTCCGCCACCGCTTCGCGCTAGTGGTGGGGACTGGCGGCACCCAGGGCGAGTCCGAGGAGATCTATAACCGGGCGCGCTACGACGCCGAGGTCTGGTGGCCCAGGGCGAACGGTGACGCAGAGATCGTCCGCGACATAGACGTGGACCCTCAGAAGTTCGCCGACCGGAACCTTGTCCTCTATGGCGGCCCGACGACGAACCGCCTTTGGAACACCTATTTGGATAAGTCACCGATCAATGTTCAGACTGGGCGGATCATGATAGGCACGAAGGCCCAAGTAGGAAAACTGGCCTGTCTAGTGGCCTTGCCGAAGGTTGGACGGCAAGGTCGGTTGGTCGGCGCGGTGGGAGCGGGCGACGTGTCTGCCTTGCGCGCGACCACGCGCTTAACCTATTTGGCGGCTGCAACGCACTTCCCGGACTGGGTCGTGACGGGTTTTGAGGCGGTCGGCGAGGGCACCGGAAAGGTCGCGGACGCCGGGTTTTTCACGCCTGACTGGAAGGCTCCGAATTTCTAG